In Castanea sativa cultivar Marrone di Chiusa Pesio chromosome 6, ASM4071231v1, a single window of DNA contains:
- the LOC142641273 gene encoding trifunctional UDP-glucose 4,6-dehydratase/UDP-4-keto-6-deoxy-D-glucose 3,5-epimerase/UDP-4-keto-L-rhamnose-reductase RHM1-like yields MATTYKPKNILITGAAGFIASHVCNRLVRNYPDYKIVVVDKLDYCSNLKNILPSKSAQNFKFIKGDIATADLVNYILLSESIDTIMHFAAQTHVDNSFGNSFEFTKNNIYGTHVLLEACKVTGQIKRFIHVSTDEVYGETDEDAVMGNIEASQLLPTNPYSATKAGAEMLVMAYGRSYGLPVITTRGNNVYGPNQFPEKLIPKFILLAMKGQPLPIHGDGSNVRSYLYCEDVAEAFETILHRGEVGHVYNIGTQKERRVIDVAKEICQLFSLNPGTHIKYVENRPFNDQRYFLDVQKLKTLGWFERTSWEEGLKKTTEWYVNNSDWWGDVSGALLPHPKMLMVPGIERNFHGPHNSNSASSFVANNSTASGMVVRSPRSPRNSPSTQKGGLKFLIYGRTGYLGGLLGQLCEKQGILFVYGKGRLEERSQLLQEIRTVKPTHVFNAAGLTGRPNADWCESHKVETIRTNVVGTLNLADVCREHGLLMMNYGSGCIFEFDAEHPMGSGIGFKEEEKPNYTGSFYSKSEAVAEDLLKEYDNVCTLRARMPISSNLSHPRNFVRKITQYEKVVDIPNSMTVLDELLPMSIELAKRNRRGIWNFTNPGVVSHNEVLELYKNYIDPNFKWVNFTLEEQAKVLVAPRSNNEMDASKLKKEFPELLSIKDSLIKYIFEPNKKSIAGAVSK; encoded by the exons ATGGCCACAACATACAAACCAAAGAACATCCTCATTACTGGAGCAGCTGGCTTCATTGCCTCCCATGTCTGCAATCGGCTTGTCCGAAACTACCCAGATTACAAGATTGTTGTCGTTGACAAGCTTGACTACTGCTCAAACTTGAAGAACATTCTTCCTTCAAAATCAGCCCAAAACTTCAAGTTCATCAAGGGAGACATTGCCACTGCAGACCTTGTCAACTACATCCTCCTCTCTGAGTCCATTGACACCATCATGCACTTTGCAGCACAAACTCATGTTGACAACTCTTTTGGCAACAGCTTCGAGTTCACAAAGAACAACATCTATGGCACTCATGTCCTTCTCGAGGCTTGCAAAGTCACTGGTCAAATTAAGAGGTTCATCCATGTGAGCACTGATGAGGTTTATGGGGAGACAGATGAGGATGCTGTCATGGGAAACATTGAGGCTTCTCAGCTCCTTCCAACAAATCCTTATTCTGCTACTAAAGCTGGGGCTGAAATGCTTGTCATGGCATATGGGAGATCATATGGATTGCCAGTGATCACTACTAGAGGTAACAATGTTTATGGGCCTAACCAATTCCCTGAAAAGTTGATTccaaaattcattcttttgGCCATGAAGGGACAGCCTCTACCAATTCATGGGGATGGTTCTAATGTTAGGAGCTATCTCTACTGTGAAGATGTTGCTGAAGCATTTGAAACCATTCTCCATAGGGGTGAAGTTGGCCATGTTTACAACATTGGCAcacagaaagaaagaagagtgaTTGATGTGGCTAAGGAAATTTGCCAACTTTTCTCTTTGAACCCTGGAACCCATATTAAGTATGTGGAGAACAGGCCTTTTAATGACCAAAGATACTTCTTGGATGTTCAGAAGTTGAAGACTTTGGGATGGTTTGAACGTACTTCATGGGAAGAGGGCCTAAAAAAGACTACAGAATGGTATGTCAACAATTCTGACTGGTGGGGTGATGTTTCTGGAGCATTGCTTCCTCATCCAAAAATGTTAATGGTGCCTGGAATTGAAAGAAATTTTCATGGGCCTCATAACAGCAATTCTGCTTCCTCTTTTGTGGCAAACAATTCTACTGCGAGCGGAATGGTAGTCCGAAGTCCCCGAAGTCCAAGGAACAGCCCCTCTACTCAGAAGGGAGGTCTGAAGTTTTTGATTTATGGCAGAACAGGTTACCTTGGGGGTCTTCTTGGGCAACTTTGTGAGAAGCAAGGGATACTGTTTGTGTATGGGAAGGGGCGTTTGGAGGAACGGTCACAACTCCTGCAAGAAATTCGGACTGTTAAACCAACCCATGTTTTCAATGCTGCTGGATTGACTGGCAGGCCTAATGCAGATTGGTGTGAAAGTCATAAGGTTGAGACAATTCGGACCAACGTGGTTGGTACATTAAACTTGGCAGATGTCTGCAGAGAACATGGCCTCCTAATGATGAATTATGGTAGTGGCTgtatttttgaatttgatgCAGAACATCCAATGGGGTCAGGAATTGGGTTTAAGGAGGAAGAGAAGCCTAATTACACTGGTTCTTTCTATTCCAAATCCGAAGCTGTG GCTGAAGATCTTTTGAAAGAATATGACAATGTTTGCACCCTCAGAGCCCGAATGCCAATATCCTCCAATCTGAGCCACCCCCGAAACTTTGTCCGAAAGATTACACAATATGAGAAAGTAGTTGACATTCCAAACAGCATGACTGTGTTGGATGAGCTGCTGCCCATGTCAATTGAGTTGGCCAAAAGGAACCGCAGGGGCATTTGGAACTTCACAAACCCTGGTGTTGTGAGTCATAATGAGGTTCTGGAGCTGTACAAGAACTATATTGACCCTAATTTCAAGTGGGTTAACTTTACATTGGAAGAACAGGCCAAAGTTCTTGTTGCACCTCGAAGCAACAATGAAATGGATGCATCTAAGTTGAAGAAAGAATTCCCTGAGCTGTTGTCAATCAAGGACTCCCTGATTAAATACATCTTTGAACCCAACAAGAAAAGCATTGCTGGTGCAGTGTCAAAATAA